The genomic interval CCGCAAACCCCTTCAGGCGCAGCCGGCAGCTGTCGCACTCGCCGCACGCCACCTCGCCGCCCTGGTAGCACGACGTCGTGAGCTCGTACGGCACGCCGAGTTCCAGCCCCTTGCGCACAATCTCGCCCTTCGTCCAGTGCAGAAGCGGCGTCTCGATGCGAATGGGCCGCCCCTCGACGCCCGCCTTCGTGCCAATTCTCAGCACATGTTCCACGCCCTCGATGAACTCCGGCCGACAGTCCGGGTAGCCGCTGTAATCAAGCGCGTTCACGCCGATGTAGATGGCTTCCGCCCCGATGACCTCCGCGTACGACGCCGCAATGGCGAGAAACAGCAGGTTTCTCCCGGGCACGTAGGTCACCGGAATCTCGCGGGACACGCCCTCCGTCGGGACGTCGATGGATTCATCGGTCAGGGCGCTCCCGCCTATCTGGCGCAGAAAGTCGATGGACACGATGCGGTGGTCCTTGACGCCGTAGAACGCCGCCACCTTTTTCGCCGACTCGAGCTCAATGCGGTGCCGCTGCCCGTAGTCAAACGTGATGGGACAAAGCTCGTAGCCCGCGGCGTGCGCAATGCCCATGCACGTCGCGCTGTCGAGCCCCCCGCTCAGAATCACCACAGCCTTTGCCATCCCCACACGCCCTTGTCGCGAATGAGTTCCCATGCTCGGCTTGTCCGGCGCACCCGGGCGTCAGCAGCCCACCGGCGCCGTTTCCCCGAACACGAAGCCATCCTCACTGTAATCCAGCACGACGCCCTCCAGCAACTTGACGAGCGCCTGCCCCACTGTCACCTCGACGTCGCCGTCCGTGCCGCTCACGCGGATGACCGAATCGAGCGGCGTCGACACATCGTCGATCACGACCTGAAACCGCGGCCCCCCACACTGATAGGCGCGATCGATCCGGATGAATTCGGCAGGCGCAAGCTCTTCCCGCGCGAGCCGAAATAGCGCTTGAGCCGCCCGCTCGCTCACCTGCACGTCAAGTCCCCCGCTTCCCTGTACAATCTCTGCACTCCACAGTATACTATACGTCGAAAATAGGAAACGGACGAAAGCGGCACGCCCGGATACGGCTGCCCAAACACTCGTCCCCGGCGGACGAGTGTTTTTGTTGCATCTTGCTTTTCACTTGGAGCAAGATCCCGGCGAAATCCGAACAAGGAGTGAACCATGCAGATGGCGATGCGGAAGGTCGACGCCAAGGAACCGGCCACGTCGCGCGAACAGCGCGTGCTCGAATTCTGGAAGCGGGAGAACATCTTCCAAAAGAGCGAGAAGGCGCGCGAAGGGCGGCCAGAGTGGGTGTTTTACGAGGGCCCGCCGACGGCCAACGGTCTGCCGCACCCTGGGCACGTGCTCACGCGCGTATTCAAGGATTTATATCCCCGGTACCGCACCATGAAGGGCTATCACGTCATGCGCAAGGCGGGATGGGATACCCACGGTTTGCCCGTCGAGATCGAAATTGAGAAGAAATTCGGCATGAACGGCAAGAAGGACATTCAGGCGTTCGGCATCGAGCGCTTCGTCCAGGCGTGCCGGGAGAGCGTGTTCAAGTACGAGGAGGTGTGGCGCGAGCTCACGGAGCGGCTCGGCTACTGGATCGATCTCGACCACCCCTACATGACGCTGACGGACGACTACATTGAGTCGGTCTGGCACCTCCTGAAGACCATTTACGACAAGGGCTGGCTCGTGGAAGGCCACCGCGTGAGTCCGTACTGCCCGCACTGCGAGACGACGCTCTCCAGCCACGAGGTGGCGCAGGGCTACAAGGACGTGAAAGATCTTTCTGTCACGGCCAAGTTCCGCGCGAAGGACGACGTGGACGGCCGCCCGACCTACTTCCTCGCCTGGACCACGACGCCCTGGACGCTGCCGTCCAACGTGGGCCTCGCGGTGAACGAAGATCTGACCTACGTCCTCATCCACAAGGCGAAGACCGACGAAAACGTCTGGGTGGCCGAGGGGCTACAAGGTCAGTGTCTCGAGGAAGGCGACCGGATCATCGCGCAAAAGTCCGGGCGCCAACTCGTCGGATCGGCCTACACGCCCGTCTTCCCGTACGTCGTGCAGGAGGGCAAGAAGCACATCGTCATCGCGTCGCCGCACGTGACGGACGAATCCGGCACGGGCATCGTCCACATGTCGCCCGCGCACGGCGAAGAGGACTACAAGGCGTGCCAGGCGGCGGGGCTCATCTTCGTGAACTTCGTCGATGAATCGGGTCGATTCACGAAGGACGTGTCCGACTACGAGGGCCGGTTTGTGAAAGACGAGGATTTGAACGTCGATCTCGTCAAGGATCTCGCGTCGCGCGGCCTGGTGTACGAAAAGCACAAGCATGAGCACAGCTATCCGCACTGCTGGCGCTGCGACACGCCGCTCATCTACTACGCGATTCACTCCTGGTTCATCCGCACGACGGAGTTCAAGGATGAGCTCATCGCCAACTCGCAGTCCGTCAACTGGATCCCGCCGCACATCCGCGACGGGCGCATGGGCAACTTCCTGGAGAACGTGATCGACTGGAACCTGTCGAGATCGCGCTACTGGGGCACGCCGCTTCCCATCTGGCGCTGCGACGCGTGCGGGGAGAT from Alicyclobacillus acidocaldarius subsp. acidocaldarius DSM 446 carries:
- the queC gene encoding 7-cyano-7-deazaguanine synthase QueC codes for the protein MAKAVVILSGGLDSATCMGIAHAAGYELCPITFDYGQRHRIELESAKKVAAFYGVKDHRIVSIDFLRQIGGSALTDESIDVPTEGVSREIPVTYVPGRNLLFLAIAASYAEVIGAEAIYIGVNALDYSGYPDCRPEFIEGVEHVLRIGTKAGVEGRPIRIETPLLHWTKGEIVRKGLELGVPYELTTSCYQGGEVACGECDSCRLRLKGFAEAGAKDPIPYRPGFND